One Phoenix dactylifera cultivar Barhee BC4 chromosome 8, palm_55x_up_171113_PBpolish2nd_filt_p, whole genome shotgun sequence genomic window carries:
- the LOC103711254 gene encoding transcription elongation factor SPT4 homolog 2-like — MGSGKRSDYSPEEIPSFAQIPTSFGHELRACLRCRLVKTYDQFRESGCENCPFLEMDKEHDNVVNCTTPNFTGIISVMDPSRSWAARWLRIGRFIPGCYTLAVSEELPEEYQTVCADNNVQYVPPKRA, encoded by the exons atggGGAGCGGGAAGAGAAGCGATTACTCGCCGGAGGAGATACCGAGCTTCGCTCAGATTCCGACGAGTTTCGGCCACGAGCTCCGGGCTTGCCTTCGCTGCCGTCTCGTCAAGACCTACGATCAG TTCAGAGAGTCAGGCTGTGAAAACTGCCCCTTTTTGGAGATGGACAAGGAGCATGACAATGTCGTAAACTGCACCACTCCCAATTTTACCGG GATAATTTCAGTCATGGATCCAAGTAGAAGCTGGGCTGCTCGCTGGTTGAGAATTG GAAGGTTTATCCCTGGGTGTTACACTCTGGCGGTCTCAGAGGAGCTTCCAGAAGAATACCAG ACTGTTTGTGCTGATAACAACGTGCAGTATGTGCCTCCGAAGCGTGCTTAG
- the LOC103711253 gene encoding ras-related protein RABH1e gives MAVVSALAKYKLVFLGDQSVGKTSIITRFMYDKFDITYQATIGIDFLSKTMYLEDRTVRLQLWDTAGQERFRSLIPSYIRDSSVAVIVYDVANRQSFLSTSKWIEEVHTERGGDVIIVLVGNKTDLVDKRQVSIEEGEAKAREFGVMFIETSAKAGFNIKALFRKIAAALPGMETLSSTKQEDMVDVNLKPTVSASEMEQKSGGCSC, from the exons ATGGCGGTGGTATCGGCCCTAGCGAAGTATAAGCTTGTCTTCTTGGGGGATCAATCCGTGGGGAAGACCAGCATCATCACCCGATTCATGTACGACAAATTCGATATCACGTACCAG GCTACAATTGGGATCGATTTTCTGTCAAAGACAATGTACCTTGAAGATCGTACAGTCCGCTTGCAGCTTTG GGATACTGCTGGACAGGAGAGATTTAGGAGTCTTATTCCAAGCTACATCAGAGATTCTTCTGTTGCAGTAATCGTTTATGATGTAGCCA ATCGGCAATCATTTTTAAGCACTTCAAAGTGGATTGAGGAAGTACACACAGAACGAGGTGGTGATGTTATTATCGTCCTTGTAGGAAACAAGACTGATCTTGTTGACAAAAG GCAAGTTTCtattgaagaaggagaagccaAGGCCCGTGAATTTGGGGTCATGTTCATTGAAACGAGTGCCAAAGCAGGCTTCAACATCAAG GCTCTCTTCCGCAAGATTGCTGCAGCCTTACCAGGGATGGAGACCCTTTCTTCTACCAAACAGGAAGACATGGTTGACGTCAACTTGAAGCCAACCGTCAGTGCCTCGGAGATGGAGCAGAAATCTGGAGGATGTTCGTGCTAG
- the LOC120111704 gene encoding uncharacterized protein LOC120111704 has protein sequence MEIIEIAGSDSFQVARDIWDPLFAATSPRFALISWKPPPSGHLKVNFDGSLPARGGSVGVAFVIRNHCSRLLAARGCHSFEDSNFGTALRATWEGLLYVRHVLDAGCIILEGDSVLLIKCLRKEGQGEVKHLLLEHIRRMLQKCHVAQVRHVFREANQAADWVVSFVAHHSGDFL, from the coding sequence ATGGAGATCATCGAGATTGCTGGGTCTGATTCATTTCAGGTAGCTAGGGATATCTGGGACCCCCTCTTCGCTGCTACATCACCTAGGTTTGCTCTTATCTCTTGGAAGCCTCCACCCTCTGGCCACCTTAAGGTGAATTTCGATGGAAGCTTGCCCGCTAGGGGTGGGAGTGTGGGAGTGGCATTTGTGATCAGAAACCACTGCTCCAGGTTACTTGCTGCGAGAGGATGTCATTCTTTCGAGGATTCAAATTTTGGGACGGCGCTCAGGGCTACATGGGAGGGGCTCTTATATGTAAGACATGTACTTGATGCCGGCTGTATCATATTGGAGGGAGACTCAGTCTTGTTGATTAAGTGCTTACGGAAGGAGGGGCAAGGGGAGGTTAAGCACCTGCTTCTAGAGCATATACGACGTATGCTGCAGAAATGCCATGTTGCCCAAGTCAGGCACGTATTTCGGGAGGCGAACCAAGCTGCGGATTGGGTCGTCTCATTTGTTGCTCATCATTCTGGAGATTTTCTATGA